In the genome of Muntiacus reevesi chromosome 5, mMunRee1.1, whole genome shotgun sequence, one region contains:
- the C5H1orf167 gene encoding LOW QUALITY PROTEIN: uncharacterized protein C1orf167 homolog (The sequence of the model RefSeq protein was modified relative to this genomic sequence to represent the inferred CDS: deleted 1 base in 1 codon): MELRPDASHKENVPPRPATSLRPESRRLRKSLGVCLASRRGRWVHVGPAERGGPAATPCLGTALRQEPCRVQSNLASPSPSLGLVLRDMTGRLTNSSFRQQDNLQPLVGRPQGRVQDFAIQQSNLCARETHTAECGRLTSPQLWSEPQESFRPHLMPQGSPLPRGPLARPSSNLRQSWLLATDTSCPDIGLATGLAPLNGPTWSDPRSRCGLGGWTSRLIGEPLTLKDLAVPAQSPSRAPSQAAIHQLLVCIQRLECQAVRLRCQVSREFPGPVRQEPWTRADQTLPVRPQLSQPVLDSWDERRRHSRGLRETTSFPETPGPQEVLSDSQASSKHASLGTTLAMLPGDALDPEQVVLSACPLRQGEQGSPGTTHGWGQRGDPLCPPGVDSREARLCSSASSSSAQGILPGREGGDGTPRERISREKERPASRNALQSKARNTVNLEPELGRWQWLSRCFRAWWRWAHRRRAVAAAVALGRRQLLRRGLRALRWALWLREAQLEAAWGRHTQALLARTFQKWRHLIQQHKQGQPHVQAGPRPLSSGGDQDQGPSGRKPAVDGAWRSRPDGGDRRVLILQALHQLAVFLLWCHQKEWARQEKGVQGEASQATLRTQRIGRPPHTWLSPAAGAAWVALLDPQHRRACLCRCFGAWQRFVQRGTRYRAHVANRQAGTLRTCLQQWVRVKQLQASDRAKVAQLSLCLRKAGNMTLFSSVPEGATVHELRLMATARVLPQEQGRGSLQEACRRLALQRALLLWRTRLSQRQRADSFFEGMQWRALRHILRGWRLRARDAGSARIASAPDPLGGALGGEAPPGHSTHRRSSWDKASRAPALLEMLQLSFLWAAGRRQQGQCLLLWRARAQQSRDAVRWHQSKLQRRILLDWSHWATAQGARRELVARWAWNRRGRAALGLWRQRLVQRREVEWRAQERGRRLQQRALGHWHCYWQRQVFLQEKCQRWVQARLQGLRRAVFWSWQQAAARRRPTAASPEQLLLQSHFQAWCGVVKASWAKHPAFQDGLRRRIPGATFASEAQAATAQPRELHVARASCWRSREQGCQADRQLRRTWAQQAFVARRVALDPCCKAHRQAGESSRAQALCWMLWARESCQHRVLRDHAVPTLSARVLETWTQSATQGHIQRTAITHFQHAGPRRFLRTHWAQWRTALLRVWLEPQAQEASTAHPARPRASLRHWPGLATRGRLLVLMNPPALKRQFNLQKHQDDCRGPGVPAGPQASALWGQEETAALRSETSRARKGIWGPAAPAAELPAGQAPGSHVAALGRCSGGREALITHPVPFPALTPGHAVSPSLVFEPTKPETLGTGPGTCTVSTSQMTSPCHIPHFPPPPPNRGFWPGAKGRAPSSLRAAGGERQRRGWGLPGTAVGPARGLLVTIPTAQAVAPEMGLATVAGARPAVAGGSAVTATGGRPGPFPGRGQFRENNLDSLIQLAFNTWHQCLAARGLRDRASSSMRPWSKAGLRRPGNRPEAARAPALGGPGAEKGAQLQL, encoded by the exons ATGGAGCTGAGACCTGATGCCAGCCACAAGGAGAATGTGCCCCCCAGGCCGGCAACCTCCCTGAGGCCAG AGTCACGGAGACTCCGGAAGAGCCTGGGTGTCTGCCTGGCCAGTAGACGTGGCCGGTGGGTGCATGTGGGCCCGGCTGAGAGGGGAGGGCCTGCTGCCACACCGTGCCTGGGGACAGCGCTGCGCCAGGAGCCTTGCCGAGTCCAGAGCAACCtggccagccccagccccagcttgGGCCTCGTCCTGAGGGACATGACCGGCCGGCTGACCAACTCAAGCTTCCGGCAGCAGGACAACCTGCAGCCCTTGGTTGGGAGACCCCAAGGGAGAGTCCAAGACTTTGCCATCCAGCAAAGTAACTTGTGTGCTAGGGAGACCCACACGGCTGAGTGTGGACGTCTCACCAGCCCCCAGCTCTGGTCAGAGCCTCAGGAGAGCTTCCGGCCTCACCTGATGCCGCAGGGAAGCCCCCTACCCCGAGGGCCACTGGCTCGCCCATCCTCCAATCTGAGGCAGTCCTGGCTGCTGGCCACAGATACCTCTTGCCCAGACATCGGGCTTGCTACTGGGCTGGCCCCACTCAATGGGCCCACATGGTCAGACCCCAGATCCCGGTGTGGCCTGGGGGGCTGGACCTCCAGGCTCATAGGGGAACCCCTGACCCTGAAAGACCTGGCTGTCCCTGCCCAGAGCCCATCTCGGGCCCCATCCCAAGCTGCCATTCACCAGCTGCTGGTCTGCATTCAACGCCTGGAGTGCCAGGCAGTGCGGCTCAGGTGCCAGGTATCCCGGGAATTCCCAGGCCCTGTGCGGCAGGAGCCCTGGACCAGAGCTGACCAGACACTCCCTGTCCGCCCCCAGCTCAGCCAGCCTGTTCTTGATTCCTGGGATGAGAGGAGGAGACACTCCCGAGGCCTCAGGGAAACTACCAGTTTCCCAGAGACACCGGGGCCCCAGGAGGTTCTCTCAGACTCTCAGGCAAGCAGCAAGCATGCATCTCTGGGGACCACTCTGGCGATGCTGCCTGGGGATGCCCTTGACCCTGAGCAGGTGGTCCTTTCTGCCTGCCCCCTAAGGCAAGGAGAGCAGGGCTCCCCGGGGACTACACACggctgggggcagaggggggACCCCCTGTGCCCTCCAGGTGTGGACAGCAGGGAGGCCAGACTCTGCTCTTCAGCCTCGTCCAGTTCAGCCCAGGGCATCCTCCCTGGGCGGGAAGGAGGGGATGGGACCCCAAGGGAGCGGATCAGCAGGGAGAAAGAAAGGCCAGCTTCCAGGAATGCCCTGCAG AGCAAAGCCAGAAACACGGTGAACCTGGAGCCTGAGTTAGGCCG CTGGCAGTGGCTGTCCAGATGTTTCAGAGCATGGTGGCGCTGGGCACATCGGCGGCGGGCAGTGGCAGCGGCTGTGGCCCTGGGCCGGCGGCAGCTGTTACGCAGGGGTCTGCGGGCGCTGCGGTGGGCACTGTGGCTCCGGGAGGCCCAGCTGGAGGCGGCGTGGGGGCGACACACACAGGCCCTGCTGGCCCGGACCTTCCAGAAG TGGAGACACTTGATTCAGCAGCACAAACAAGGGCAGCCCCATGTCCAGGCTGGGCCAAGACCCCTGTCCTCCGGGGGAGACCAGGACCAAGGCCCCTCAGGAAGGAAGCCGGCGGTGGATGGCGCCTGGAGAAGCAG GCCAGATGGAGGAGATAGGCGAGTCCTGATCCTGCAGGCTCTGCACCAGCTGGCTG TCTTCCTCCTGTGGTGCCATCAGAAGGAATGGgccaggcaggagaagggggtccAGGGAGAGGCCTCCCAGGCCACTCTGAGGACTCAGAGGATAGGAAGGCCC CCCCACACCTGGCTCTCTCCTGCTGCAGGTGCAGCCTGGGTGGCCCTACTGGACCCTCAGCATCGGAGAGCCTGTCTCTGCAG GTGCTTTGGGGCCTGGCAGCGTTTCGTGCAAAGAGGGACCCGGTACCGGGCCCACGTGGCCAACCGCCAGGCAGGGACCCTGAGGACGTGCTTGCAGCAGTGGGTGCGGGTGAAGCAGCTCCAGGCATCAGACAGAGCGAAGGTGGCCCAGCTGTCTCTTTGTCTGCGGAAGGCAG GGAACATGACCCTCTTCAGCTCAGTCCCTGAAGGGGCCACAGTGCATGAGCTGAGGCTGATGGCCACGGCGCGGGTGCTGCCCCAGGAGCAAGGCCGGGGCTCCCTGCAGGAAGCCTGCCGGAGGCTGGCCCTCCAGCGGGCGCTGCTGCTCTGGAGGACACGGCTGTCCCAGCGCCAGCGGGCAGA CTCCTTCTTCGAGGGCATGCAGTGGCGGGCACTGCGGCACATCCTGAGGGGCTGGCGCCTGAGAGCACGAGATGCGGGCAGCGCCAGGATCGCCTCAGCCCCAGATCCGCTGGGCGGTGCCCTGGGAGGGGAGGCCCCTCCAGGCCACAGTACACACCGGAGAAGCTCCTGGGACAAG GCTTCCAGGGCCCCCGCCCTCCTGGAGATGCTCCAGTTGAGCTTTCTGTGGGCAGCGGGTCGGCGACAGCAGGGGCAATGCCTTCTGCTCTGGCGGGCACGGGCCCAGCAGTCCCGGGATGCAGTGAGGTGGCACCAGAGCAAGCTTCAGAGGCG CATCCTCCTTGACTGGAGCCACTGGGCAACAGCCCAAGGGGCCCGGAGAGAGCTGGTTGCCCGCTGGGCCTGGAATCGGAGGGGCAGGGCCGCCCTGGGCCTGTGGCGGCAGCGGCTGGTACAGCGGCGGGAGGTGGAGTGGCGGGCCCAGGAACGGGGCCGGAGACTGCAGCAACGTGCCCTGGGCCACTGGCACTGCTACTGGCAGA GACAGGTGTTCCTGCAGGAGAAGTGCCAGCGGTGGGTGCAGGCCCGCCTCCAGGGCCTGCGGAGGGCCGTATTCTGGAGCTGGCAGCAGGCAGCAGCTCGCCGGAGACCCACAGCGGCCAGTCCAGAGCAGCTCCTATTGCAGAG CCACTTCCAGGCCTGGTGTGGAGTCGTGAAAGCCTCCTGGGCCAAGCATCCGGCCTTCCAAGATGGTCTGAGGAGACGGATACCCGGGGCCACATTTGCCAGTGAGGCCCAAGCGGCCACAGCCCAGCCTCGGGAGCTGCATGTGGCCCGGGCCTCCTGCTGGAGAAGCCGAGAGCAGGGCTGCCAGGCAGACAGGCAGCTGAGGAGGACCTGGGCCCAGCAGGCCTTCGTTGCAAGGCGAGTGGCCCTGGACCCGTGTTGCAAGGCCCATCGGCAGGCAGGAGAGAGCTCCAGGGCCCAGGCCCTTTGCTGGATGCTGTGGGCACGTGAGTCCTGCCAGCACCGAGTCCTTCGAGACCATGCTGTCCCGACTCTGAGTGCCAG ggTCCTAGAGACCTGGACCCAGTCAGCGACTCAGGGCCACATCCAGCGAACTGCCATCACCCACTTCCAGCACGCTGGGCCCAGGCGCTTCCTGCGAACCCACTGGGCCCAGTGGCGGACAGCGCTGCTCAGAGTGTGGCTAGAACCACAGGCCCAGGAGGCCAGCACAGCCCACCCGGCCAGGCCCAGGGCCAGCCTCCGGCACTGGCCTGGGCTGGCCACCAGAGGGCGTCTCCTGGTGCTGATGAACCCTCCAGCCCTGAAGAGGCAG TTCAACCTCCAGAAGCATCAGGACGA CTGCAGGGGCCCAGGTGTGCCTGCTGGGCCCCAGGCCAGTGCCctgtggggccaggaggagacTGCAGCTCTGAGATCAGAGACCTCAAGGGCAAGAAAAGGCATCTGGG GCCCGGCTGCGCCGGCTGCAGAGCTCCCAGCGGGCCAGGCTCCGGGCAGCCATGTGGCAGCGCTGGGTAGATGCTCAGGGGGCAGAGAGGC GCTGATCACCCACCCCGTCCCTTTCCCAGCCCTAACCCCTGGACACGCTGTCTCTCCAAGTTTGGTCTTTGAACCTACCAAGCCTGAAACCTTGGGAACAGGCCCAGGGACCTGCACTGTTAGCACATCTCAGATGACATCTCCTTGTCACATCCCCCAtttcccgcccccgccccccaaccgGGGCTTTTGGCCTGGGGCAAAGGGGAGGGCCCCCTCTTCCCTCAGGGCTGCAGGTGGGGAGAGGCAgcggaggggctgggggctgccaGGGACAGCGGTGGGCCCAGCTCGGGGCCTCCTCGTGACTATCCCCACAGCTCAGGCAGTGGCACCTGAGATGGGCCTGGCGACTGTGGCGGGGGCGCGTCCTGCAGttgcaggtggctcagcggttacAGCGACAGGAGGACGGCCGGGTCCTTTCCCAG GGAGGGGTCAATTCAGAGAAAACAACCTGGATTCCTTAATTCAGCTG GCCTTTAACACGTGGCACCAGTGTCTGGCAGCCAGGGGCCTGAGGGACAGAGCCAGCAGCAGCATGAGGCCCTGGAGCAAGGCAGGCCTCAGGAGGCCTGGAAACAGGCCGGAAGCTGCCAGAGCCCCGGCACTGGGTGGACCTGGGGCGGAGAAGGGGGCCCAGCTGCAGCTGTGA